Proteins from a single region of Ziziphus jujuba cultivar Dongzao chromosome 1, ASM3175591v1:
- the LOC107419713 gene encoding DNA-directed RNA polymerases II, IV and V subunit 11 encodes MNAPDRYERFVVPEGTKKVSYERDTKIINAASFTVEREDHTIGNILRMQLHRDENVLFAGYKLPHPLQYKIIVRIHTTSQSSPMQAYNQAINDLDKELDHLKNAFETEIAKFSREY; translated from the exons ATGAATGCCCCAGACCGATATGAGCGCTTTGTTGTCCCAGAAGGCACTAAGAA GGTCTCCTATGAGAGGGACACCAAGATCATAAATGCAGCATCATTCACTGTGGAGAGAGAGGACCACACAATTGGCAACATCCTTCGCat GCAGTTGCACAGGGATGAAAATGTACTTTTTGCTGGTTACAAGCTTCCTCACCCCCTTCAGTACAAGATAATTGTCAGG ATTCACACCACCAGCCAGTCTTCTCCAATGCAAGCATATAACCAGGCTATCAATGATCTGGATAAAGAACTTGACCATTTGAAGAATGCTTTTGAA ACTGAGATAGCAAAGTTTTCCAGGGAGTATTAA